The window ATTCCGGTCTAGGAAAGTATATGGGAGGGCGGTTCATCTTCCATGAAAAGGAAGTGagggagttcttcaaatctgcaacaatGGTGGGTGATTCTATTGTAGTAACCGTAAATGGAACTAAAATCTCCTTCAACGAAGCGGTCTATGCGGaattctttgaacttccatcacAAAGGCATACGTTCAACTAACATCTGTCATCGGCGAtgatggaggaaatgaagacagTCTTTTCATCCGATGGTTCGGCGATTCGACTTAATGGGACTAAGAAGGCTCTCAAACCACAGTTCATTTTGTTGAATGATGTGGTGGCAAAAGGGCTTCAGGGGAAAGTGGGGTCGTTCAATCTCTACAGGTAAGATCGGTTTGACTATATGTCTGCCATCTCAAAGGGGATTCAGGTCAACTGGGCCTCAACGTTGTTCCAGAACCTCTACTTCTCAATCAACTAGGAGAACAAGGAGAGCATAAATTTTACTACTCAGCTAATTCGATTGTTGGAGCACTTGGGGTTCCGATGGAGGATTCTGAACCAATCAACCCGACCAGGGTGTACACTATCTTCACAATCGTTAACACCCTAGTCAGAATGAAGAACACAAAGAATCTCTTTCGGGAGCCTCAAGCCAACAGACAGTAGGAAGGTCTGTTACCCGGTCCAAACATTCAGCGGCTACTGTCATATCGACAGGAGCCAAATGAACCAAAACTATGAACGAGTCTGAGGCTAGATCTACAAGCCTTAAGAGCTCATCGAAGGAGGATTCTGGAATAGTTGATTCCAGAGTCAGGCAAGGTCCAGTCGAACTTGCCACCATTCCCATGTCTCCCATGTCTTCGGTTGCTACTCAGTTGCAAATATCATCAAGGTCCTCTGTTTCTAAAGGAGAAAAGTCAAAGGCACCCCGTGCGTCTAAATCGATGAAAGCTTCAACGAAGGTAACCTCTCCCCAATCCTTGGCCGATGAACCCAAGTTTAATGTTCCTGAGATGGAATAAAAAAAGTCTGATTTTATTCATGTTAAGGAATCTGCTTCTaggccaactgttgagccagttggtccaactTCTGAAATTCATGATAGGGTTGCGTCTCCTGTTCAACAACCTAATCTCGTAGCGGGGGGTGCTACAATTTCTACTAAACCAGAGCAGGGTGTTGCTCTTACCTTAGTTGCTGATGGTGAACCTGAGAAGGCTACTTCTATGTTATTAGAACTACCTCACGTTCCAGACATTGTCCCAACGGAGTCATTAGTGAGTGGAAAGATAGTTCCATCTGAACCTACATCAAGACTTTTCGTCAAACCCTTGACTGCCCATGAAATCATGATTTCTGCAAGACAATCCATTGGAATTGTTTTTGGGGAACCAAGGCCCTTTCCTAAGcctgttgaggttattggaaaagaGAAGGATTCTATAACAAATGTTGAGGAGGAAGTTTCTGAGGCAACCTgtattgttgacctcatgatgGATCAGGCCTAGGCGACTACAGCTGAAAAGATTGATATTTTCGATACTTGGGTACTGAATAGAATGTATATCATGTACACTGGAGTCATCAAATATAAAGGAATAACAAGTCAATGGTTGCAGCTCGTCAAAAATGAGAAAAGGTTCTTGAAGTGGGCTAAGACTTCAGAAGTAtatgaagctcttaagagaaaagatTTGGTGGAAGCAAACTTGAGAGGAAGAGCTCTCTTTCCTATTCTCTAGGCCAGAAGAGCCAACTTCAATCCTATTGAGAGAGGTGCTGAAGCAGAATAAAAAGTTTTGAAGAGATTGGACGAGATCATGGAGGATTATATTTCGGTGGTTACTCGGTACGTTGATGGAGCAAGCTACTTAGGAACTAGCCCATTCGGTAGTTCCTCAGATGAAAATGAACGAATGGACATCTTTCATGATGCCGCTGCAGATAAAGATGAGCAAGTTGTTGCTCATCTGATTGAACTAGGAAGTTTTTCTGCAGAACAAAATCGTCTAATGGCTCAACCCTTTGTTGAGCAAGCCGAGGAACCTATTTAGTCGAACCAAtctagagaagaagaagaagttattcAAGAGCTGTTCAAGCTCTTGAAGATGATGCTGATCAAGAGCTTGTTCAAGCTCTTGTAACTCAAGAAAAAGAAGTTGTTGAGGAGCCTGTTAAAGTTCTTATTAATCTTAAGAAGAAGTGGTGGAATCCCCTGTTGTCAGAACAGAACAGAGGCATTTCAAGAAAATGACGCTGAAGTCAATCAACCTGAGTTTGCTAGATtagagggggaaccctcaaaagacaaagaAGCTGACAAGAattcctcatctgagggggaaTAAGATCAAAATTCTCAAACATTCAAGCCTCTACCAAATCCCGATATCAATGCTGCAAATATCTATGAGAATATTCTCAATCCTTATCATAGTTCAGGGAACTTACTCGAAAGGATTAACAGGACAGAGAAGGAGTTGGAAGAAAAAGAACAAGATAAATCTGATAGTGAATCAAAGAAGGATGAACCTGAGCAGTCCATGCAAGTTCATACCAGCATCAACCCAATTCAGATCATTGCAGTAGATTCACAAGAGaattcatctaatgaaggatcTTCGGTTGATGGTACAAAGCTCATTAAGTTTATGTCATCTCTGTTAACAACGCTCTAGAAGAATATGGAAGCTATGCAATCCAATATGACGAAAATTATGAAGGCCCAGAAAGAAGATAAGAAGAACTTTTCTGATCTTGTTAAATCTCATAATGAGTTAGAACAAACGTTGAAGAAAAACACGTACAAGGTTCAAGTCTCCAATAAAAAATTTTTCAAGATTTGAAAAGAAACTCTTCAATCGACAATCTGAAATGATGAACCTTGAAAGACAGATTAATCTTGATCATCAAAGAGAGGTTATGGAAGGAATGGGCTTCATCCAAAATCAACTGGTTGAAATTCAAGGCAGCATGAGAAGAACAGATGCTGAAAGACTAGAGAATGTTGATTCCATTGCAAGGAAATTTAAAGCTAAAGAGAATGCTAAAGTTGTTTAGAAAGAGCCGAATCTTATCACTTAGGGTGAGGGTGTTAGAGATAGAATAGGTGACGGTACGGCAACCGGCACCAGATCTAAGTGAAAGACAACCAATGATAACCcaaggccaactaaaagaggcggagaccgaagcggtggtgatcgcggAGGACGAAGTAGTGGAGATAATCGTGGAGGCCGAAGTACTGGTAGCGATCGCGGTGGGAGAAATGGTGGAAGTGGCCGTGGTGGACGCGGTCTTCCTCCGTTCCAAAACCTGTTAACTGGTGAAGGGATAAGCGGTGAAGGATTCACCTATCCAATtgatcctcgagtgaaaagggaaggccAATAATCTCTCCTCCTTAAACTACTCTTTTGTTAGTTTATGATTTTGGTTTTCTAAACATGACTTCTTAATATTGGtggttttgaaaagtttttatgtaagatggatgaacaagttttacttcttatttatatgataaatgtttaatttgttatcaatgcaaaagttttaacatcatcatcaaaaagggggaaattgttgggtcaagttattttgactaagtgtcaaagtggtttgactattggaattttgatgatgaatgtgtataaaacacaatctatgcgtctaattgtttttggtgcaggtgtatcgaaaacaagTTATATTAGACtcagtcttaatgaggttcattagactaatttggcattagatgcattaagttacacgtgcagtctaactagcggagttagacgtgcagtctaactagcggagttagacgtgcagtctaactagtggagttagacgtgcagtctaactagcggagttagacgtgcagtctaactagcggagttagacgtgtagtctaactagcggatttagacgtgcagtctaactagcggagtctaactagcggagttagacgtgcagtctaacacacggagttagacgtgcagtctaactagtgaaagttagacgtgcagtctaaccagtgagagttagacgtgtagtctaactctttcagattagtctgaaggaatgtatagttagacgtgcagtctaactaataaatgttagacgtgcagtctaactaataaaagttagacgtgcagtctaactccttcagattagtctgaagtgaattgtaattagacgtgaagtctaatcccattagaccaagtggtctaatggatgatattattagacgggggcgtcaaattttattagacgaggtcgtctaagtgaaatatgttaaattttaggcttaagcagttgcttgaagctaaaacccgtctacccacgatcaactagttgtacgctacttctgctccactttcctgtaaagatcagtacgacagccagttgcaaccaattgattaatgccacgtaagcaaatattcttcccactacgtGTTTTTGCAGGAGTATCgttgaagaatatttggtgcactaccag is drawn from Impatiens glandulifera chromosome 3, dImpGla2.1, whole genome shotgun sequence and contains these coding sequences:
- the LOC124930203 gene encoding keratin, type I cytoskeletal 10-like, which gives rise to MEDYISVVTRYVDGASYLGTSPFGSSSDENERMDIFHDAAADKDEQVVAHLIELGRNLLERINRTEKELEEKEQDKSDSESKKDEPEQSMQVHTSINPIQIIAVDSQENSSNEGSSVDGTKLIKFMSSLPTKRGGDRSGGDRGGRSSGDNRGGRSTGSDRGGRNGGSGRGGRGLPPFQNLLTGEGISGEGFTYPIDPRVKREGQ